The sequence below is a genomic window from Sulfurimonas sp..
TGAGATGCAGGAAGAGACCCTTTTAGAGGTATTTTTATACACGGATTCAGAAGATAGACTCATTGCTACAACGCTTAAACCAAAAGCAATGCTTGACGGATTTGCTCTTTTTGAAGTTGTCGATGTCGCGCCTTTTGGCGCGTTTGTCGATTGGGGACTTGCAAAGGATCTGTTTGTCCCGAATATGTTCCAAAAAGAGCCGTTTAAAATCGGAGATAAGAGATTTTTAAGAGTTGTCTACGATGAGAGAACCCACCGCCTTGTCGGAACCGAAAAACTGGGTAACTTTTTTGACAAGAAACCAAAAGGACTTGCTCCGCATAAAGAGGTTGGTATTCTTATTATCGCAAAGACTCCTCTTGGTTTTAAATGTATCGTAGAAGATAGATATGAGGGCTTAATTTACCATAATGAAATATTTGAAAAAATAGAGATTGGAAGCAACAGAAGAGCTTTTGTTAAAACTGTTAGAAAAGACGGTTGCATCGATTTAACACTCCAAGCAAGCGGAGCAAAGAAAAAAGATGCCTCTATAGAAAAAGTTCTCTCGCTTTTAAAAAAAAGCGGCTCAAGCATGCCGTATAATTACAAAAGTGATGCCCAACTTCTTAAAGATGTTTTTGGTCTTAGCAAAAAAGAGTTTAAACGCTCACTCACTGCCCTGCAAGAGAGCGGAACCATAGAAGTAAAAGAGACGGGAATATATCTAAAGAGCTAAGAATGGCAAAAAACAAAAAAAGCATTGAACTCTCCGAAAATAAAATATCCTTTGATTTAGAAAGAAATTCTTATAGCGTTATAAGATTTTTTCCTACAAAAATGACGGTGGATGTTATGGTTTTTGAAGACGGAGTAAAACAGGGAATAAAAACTATTCCTTTTGCTCATCTGCCAAAAGAGATAAAAAAGATTATTAAGCCGAATTAAAATTTAAAGTCGCTAAATCGAGCTATTATCTATTTTTTGATAACATATCTTACTAAAAATGGAGAGTCTATATGTCAGAAGTTAAAAAGTGCAATTCGTTAGAAGAGATTAGACAAGAGATAGATAAGATAGATGATTCAATCGTTGATTTGATATCTCAGAGAAGCCATTTAGTGCGTCAAGCCGCATCATTTAAAAATAGCATCGAAGAGGTTAAAGCTCAAGACAGGGTAGACTTTATCTTGCAAAAAGTTCGTCACTCCGCAATAAAAGCAGATGTATCGCCAAATATGATTTCTGATCTTTTCAAAATCATGATAAACGAAATGGTTGAGACGGAAATATCAGAGTTTAGAAACACTCAAACATTTTAAAGTAAACAAAAAGAGGGCATTACCTCTTTTTATTTGTATCTGTAAGTGATACGACCCTTATCAAGCGAGTATGGTGTTAACTCAAGTTTAACTTTATCACCCGGTAATATTTTTATATAGTGCATACGCATTTTTCCTGCAATATGACATAAAATAATATGTCCGTTTTCTAACTCAACACGAAATGTTGCATTTGGCAAAGCCTCTATAATCTTGCCATCAACTTCGATAACATCTGATTTAGCCATTTTAATCCTTTTTTACTCAAGCCAGAGATAAAATTTCAGCTTTACCATTGACAATTGCAACAGTATGCTCATAGTGTGAACCGCGTAAACCATCGGCACTAACAACATCCCACTTGTTTTCTAAAATAAGCGGTTTTGAATCTTTTTGGCATATCATAGGCTCAATACAAAAAACCATTCCATCTTTTATTTTCGGACCGGATTTTGGATCTTTGCCTTCTAAATAATTCGGTATTTCAGGCTCTTCATGAGGTTTTCTGCCGATACCGTGTCCGCAAAAGCTATGAAGCGGAACAAACCCTCTTGAGCGAATAGACTTTTCTAAAATCTGAGACAACTCTTTAAATCTCATTCCGACTTTAATAGATGCTATAGCCTCATAAAGAGAATCTTTTGCACATGCTATAAGCTCTTCATCTTTAGTGCTTACATTGCCGACAGATACGCTAATTGCACCGTCGCCAAACCATCCATTTAACTCTGTACCGATATCGTATCCGATAATATCTCCGTCTTGAAGTTTATAATCAGTCGGGATACCGTGAATGATAACTTGATTAAGAGAAGCGCAGAGTGTATTTGGAAAGCCGTAAAGACCTTTAAAAGAGGGTTTTGCTCCACAAGAGAGGATATAATCCTCCGCCATGGCATCTAGCTCTTTTAAAGATACGCCTACTTTTGTGTTTTGTCTAAGTAATTCTAATGTGCCGCCGACAATTTTGTTAGCGGCGCGAAGTTTCTCAATTTCTGCAGGTTTTCTAAGCGCTATGGCCATTATTTACAGACCAACTGCACTTAGAGTCTCATATTTACTCATGTAAACCTGAGCTTCAATTTTTCTCATCGTATCAAGTGCAACTTGAACAACGATTAAAACTGCCGTACCGCCAAAGAAAAACGGAACACCCATTCCTTTAATAATCATAAACGGCAGAGTAGCAACAAGACCGAGATAAAGAGCACCGGTAAATGTTAGATTACTAGCCGTAGTATTTAAAAATTCTGCAGTAGCATTACCGGTACGAATACCAGGTATAAATCCACCCTGCTTTTTTAAATTTTCTGATATATCTTTTGAATTAAATGTAATTGATGCATAAAAGAATGCAAAGAAAACAACAAAAACAAATGTCAAAAAGTTAAAGAAATAACTATTTGGGTTTAAGTAATCAGCAATCGCAACAACAGTAGGATTTGTACTGCTTGATAAAACAGTCATAGGAAACATCAATATCGCACTGGCAAAGATAACCGGAATAACACCGGCTAAGTTCAGCTTGATAGGAATATAGTTCATAACTCTTTTATTTTGATTTTGAATAATTACTTTTTTAGCATATGTCACAGGAACACGACGCTCTCCAAGCTCCACATAGATAATAACCGCTATAGTTCCAAATACAAGAGCAAGAATAGCAATTACGGTTAAGAAATTCATTGCACCCGTATTTACCATTGTAATCATTTGACCGATTGCTTTAGGAATTGCCGAGACGATTCCTGCAAAAATAATCAAAGAGATACCGTTTCCGATACCGTTTTGAGTAATCTGTTCACCAATCCACATCAACAACATTGTTCCTGCTAACATTGAGAGACCAGAAAGAAGAATAAATGTGTTTTGATCAACTAAAATTGCGCTGTTACCGTTAGGTCCTGTCAAACTTTGAAGTCCAACACTAATGCCTACCGTTTGAACGATTGTAATAGCAATTGTCGCATAACGAATAATTTGCATATACTTTACCATTCCGTCTCGCTCTTTTTTCATCTGCCCTAAAGTCGGAAATGTAGCCGCTAAAAGCTCCATAATAATAGATGCGGTAATATAAGGCATAATTCCAAGAGCTATGATTGACATTCTCTCGACAGCATTACCGCTAAACATATTAAATAAACCAAGTGAATCCGACTGATGCGAGTTGAAAAATGAGGCGATAACAGAAGCATCTACGCCCGGGACCGGCACGTATGCCAGTAGGCGATAAATAAATAAAAACCCGATAGTAATAAGTATCTTATTTACTAGATTTTTATTCACGACTATTTACCTGTAGTAGTAACGTTGTCGTCTTTAATTTTTGATGCAAGCTCTTTTGCAGAAGCACCAACTAACTTAACTTTAGTAACACAAGCAGCAATTCTATGTACTGCGCGGATGCTTTCCATAGTAATTTCACTTAACTCAGCAACTGCTTTTATTTTTTCTACATTGATTACATATGGTTTTACAACACGAGAGTTGAAACCGATTTTTGGTAAACGACGAGCAAGCGGAGTTTGTCCACCTTCGAAGTTTCTTTTTCTTTTACTACCGGTACGAGCTGTTTGGCCTTTTCCACCGCGAGTAGAAGTTTTACCCATACCCGAACCTTGACCGCGACCAACTCTCTTAATTTTCTTAACTGAACCTTCAGCCGGAGTTAAATTTTCAATACTCATCATCTATCCTTTTAAGCGACCTAGTGCTTCAACCGTAGCGCGCACTAGTGTACCTGGATTGTTTGAACCAATTGACTTTGTAAGTACATCTTTAATACCTGCAAGTTCAAGAACAGGACGAGTAGCACCACCCGCGATTACCCCTGTACCCTCTGAAGCTGGTTTTAAAAGAACACGACTTGCATTGTATTTATGTTCAACATCATGTGCAATCGTAGTACCTTTGATACTAACTTTGCTTAAGTTTTTAAACGCATTATCAACAGCTTTTTTAATAGCATCCGGAACTTCTTTCGCTTTTCCGGCACCAAAACCGATAGTACCTTTTTTATCACCGACAACTACAAGAGCCGTAAAGCGAAATCTTCTACCGCCTTTTACAACTTTTGTAACACGACCTATATTTACAATTGATTCTTCAAAATCTTCTCTATTGATTTCCATTTTAACCCCTAGAACTTAATTTCGTTTGCACGAAGTGCGTCACCAAATGCAGCTATAACACCGTGGTATTGGTAACCGTTACGATCAAATACAATCTCAGAGATACTAGCTTTTTTCAGCGAGGCAGCAAATGCTTCACCAAGTGCAGCTGCACCTTCTTTGTTTGCTTTGTGACCTGTCGCTTTTGAGCTAAGTGCAGCTAAAGTTGTAGCCGTTACATCATCAATAGCCTGAACGCTCAAATAACGATTTGAACGAAATACAGAAACACGAGGAAGTGAAGCACAACCGGATATTTTTGCACGAATACGACGCTTACGCTTTAGGCGATTAGCTATTTTGCTTTTTAATACTTTTGCTTTCATCTATACTCCTCCCTTATTTCTTAGAAGTTTTACCGGCTTTACGCGCGATAGTCTCTTCAGCATACTTAACACCTTTACCTTTATAAGGCTCCGGCGGACGGAATGATCTAATCTCAGCAGCAACTTGACCGAGAGATTGCTTATCATGTCCTTTTAGAGTAATAGCATTTTTCTCAACAGTAGCTTC
It includes:
- the secY gene encoding preprotein translocase subunit SecY — its product is MNKNLVNKILITIGFLFIYRLLAYVPVPGVDASVIASFFNSHQSDSLGLFNMFSGNAVERMSIIALGIMPYITASIIMELLAATFPTLGQMKKERDGMVKYMQIIRYATIAITIVQTVGISVGLQSLTGPNGNSAILVDQNTFILLSGLSMLAGTMLLMWIGEQITQNGIGNGISLIIFAGIVSAIPKAIGQMITMVNTGAMNFLTVIAILALVFGTIAVIIYVELGERRVPVTYAKKVIIQNQNKRVMNYIPIKLNLAGVIPVIFASAILMFPMTVLSSSTNPTVVAIADYLNPNSYFFNFLTFVFVVFFAFFYASITFNSKDISENLKKQGGFIPGIRTGNATAEFLNTTASNLTFTGALYLGLVATLPFMIIKGMGVPFFFGGTAVLIVVQVALDTMRKIEAQVYMSKYETLSAVGL
- the rplR gene encoding 50S ribosomal protein L18 — translated: MKAKVLKSKIANRLKRKRRIRAKISGCASLPRVSVFRSNRYLSVQAIDDVTATTLAALSSKATGHKANKEGAAALGEAFAASLKKASISEIVFDRNGYQYHGVIAAFGDALRANEIKF
- a CDS encoding chorismate mutase, yielding MSEVKKCNSLEEIRQEIDKIDDSIVDLISQRSHLVRQAASFKNSIEEVKAQDRVDFILQKVRHSAIKADVSPNMISDLFKIMINEMVETEISEFRNTQTF
- the infA gene encoding translation initiation factor IF-1 codes for the protein MAKSDVIEVDGKIIEALPNATFRVELENGHIILCHIAGKMRMHYIKILPGDKVKLELTPYSLDKGRITYRYK
- the rplO gene encoding 50S ribosomal protein L15; amino-acid sequence: MSIENLTPAEGSVKKIKRVGRGQGSGMGKTSTRGGKGQTARTGSKRKRNFEGGQTPLARRLPKIGFNSRVVKPYVINVEKIKAVAELSEITMESIRAVHRIAACVTKVKLVGASAKELASKIKDDNVTTTGK
- a CDS encoding S1-like domain-containing RNA-binding protein, with translation MQQNQHLELGLINCLRVDRHTPHGIFLASLDEKDVLLPQAYVTDEMQEETLLEVFLYTDSEDRLIATTLKPKAMLDGFALFEVVDVAPFGAFVDWGLAKDLFVPNMFQKEPFKIGDKRFLRVVYDERTHRLVGTEKLGNFFDKKPKGLAPHKEVGILIIAKTPLGFKCIVEDRYEGLIYHNEIFEKIEIGSNRRAFVKTVRKDGCIDLTLQASGAKKKDASIEKVLSLLKKSGSSMPYNYKSDAQLLKDVFGLSKKEFKRSLTALQESGTIEVKETGIYLKS
- the rpsE gene encoding 30S ribosomal protein S5, with the translated sequence MEINREDFEESIVNIGRVTKVVKGGRRFRFTALVVVGDKKGTIGFGAGKAKEVPDAIKKAVDNAFKNLSKVSIKGTTIAHDVEHKYNASRVLLKPASEGTGVIAGGATRPVLELAGIKDVLTKSIGSNNPGTLVRATVEALGRLKG
- the map gene encoding type I methionyl aminopeptidase is translated as MAIALRKPAEIEKLRAANKIVGGTLELLRQNTKVGVSLKELDAMAEDYILSCGAKPSFKGLYGFPNTLCASLNQVIIHGIPTDYKLQDGDIIGYDIGTELNGWFGDGAISVSVGNVSTKDEELIACAKDSLYEAIASIKVGMRFKELSQILEKSIRSRGFVPLHSFCGHGIGRKPHEEPEIPNYLEGKDPKSGPKIKDGMVFCIEPMICQKDSKPLILENKWDVVSADGLRGSHYEHTVAIVNGKAEILSLA